Proteins from a single region of Elusimicrobia bacterium HGW-Elusimicrobia-1:
- the lnt gene encoding apolipoprotein N-acyltransferase, protein MKLFQKPMSSASLRVPLLIATSSAALALSFPPFSFWPAAYVFAAPLLYLSRRVDGFRAAAASFAAGLLGYGVILYWIFPTVAAHTGSRVQAALALLLLAAYPSAYLAAFVGLSGLISAKLSSRRSPAAVIAAIVAVPSLWVSLEYVRSLAFTGFSWAIAGYSQWNFLPALWVAPYAGVFGVSFMIMLANVVVVAWLRGETGAPRKVASVALILWLAAGILIAAVRRNEPVSSSPDETVTVGVIQPNVDQEKKWDFRYFAETKQKISRLVVAASASSPDLVLWPETSLTEILAANSLPPLWMRELSAASRVPNVAGALFEDGGSLYNAAVVINPDGAIAAAHKKTHLVPFGEYVPMRRLLEPHFGVFNNMGDLQKARGHTVLNIGTKKISAIICSENLYGDITRRFAANGAEVFFVITNDAWYGRTPAAFQHFTFNVLRAVENSRWIVQSANTGVSGVISADGRIVVKTPIFEDDSFAVSVPLVGRRTFYTRYGDLFAIICSLFATTAVIASVAVRIRKEGANDK, encoded by the coding sequence ATGAAACTTTTCCAAAAGCCGATGTCCTCCGCCTCTCTGCGCGTTCCGTTGCTTATAGCGACGTCCTCCGCCGCGCTGGCGCTTTCTTTTCCGCCTTTCAGTTTTTGGCCTGCGGCGTACGTTTTCGCCGCGCCGCTGCTTTATCTTTCGCGCCGCGTCGACGGCTTCCGCGCGGCGGCCGCGTCTTTTGCGGCGGGGCTTTTGGGCTACGGCGTCATACTTTACTGGATTTTCCCGACGGTAGCCGCGCACACCGGATCCCGCGTCCAGGCCGCGCTCGCGTTGTTACTGCTGGCCGCGTATCCGTCGGCGTACCTGGCCGCCTTCGTCGGACTCTCAGGACTGATATCGGCGAAATTGTCGTCGCGGCGAAGTCCCGCCGCTGTCATTGCGGCGATCGTCGCCGTTCCGTCGCTGTGGGTGTCGCTCGAATATGTCCGCTCTTTGGCGTTCACGGGATTTTCGTGGGCGATAGCCGGATATTCCCAGTGGAATTTTTTACCCGCGCTGTGGGTCGCCCCCTACGCCGGAGTGTTCGGCGTTTCGTTTATGATAATGCTCGCCAACGTCGTCGTTGTCGCGTGGCTTCGCGGGGAAACGGGAGCGCCGCGTAAAGTCGCTTCCGTAGCATTGATACTGTGGCTTGCCGCGGGAATATTAATCGCGGCGGTTCGCCGCAACGAGCCGGTGTCTTCGTCGCCGGATGAGACCGTTACCGTCGGCGTGATTCAGCCCAATGTCGACCAGGAAAAAAAATGGGACTTCCGGTATTTTGCCGAAACCAAGCAAAAAATTTCGCGTCTCGTCGTCGCGGCATCGGCGTCGTCTCCCGACCTCGTTCTCTGGCCGGAGACATCGTTGACGGAAATCCTTGCCGCAAATTCTTTGCCGCCGTTATGGATGAGGGAACTCTCTGCCGCGTCGCGCGTCCCGAATGTGGCGGGCGCGCTTTTTGAGGACGGCGGGTCGCTCTATAACGCGGCTGTCGTCATAAATCCCGACGGCGCGATAGCCGCCGCGCATAAAAAAACGCACCTTGTTCCGTTCGGCGAATACGTGCCTATGCGGCGGTTGCTGGAGCCGCATTTCGGTGTGTTCAACAATATGGGGGATTTGCAAAAAGCGCGCGGACATACCGTGCTGAATATCGGAACGAAAAAAATCTCGGCGATAATCTGCTCGGAAAATCTTTACGGCGATATCACGCGGCGTTTCGCCGCAAACGGCGCCGAAGTATTTTTCGTAATAACGAACGACGCATGGTACGGCCGCACTCCGGCGGCTTTTCAGCACTTCACTTTCAACGTTTTGCGCGCCGTTGAGAATTCGCGCTGGATCGTGCAGTCGGCAAACACGGGAGTATCCGGAGTCATATCCGCCGACGGGCGTATCGTCGTCAAGACGCCGATTTTCGAGGACGACTCATTCGCCGTGTCCGTGCCGCTCGTCGGACGGCGCACATTTTACACCCGTTACGGCGACCTTTTTGCTATAATCTGTTCGCTTTTTGCGACGACGGCCGTTATCGCGTCCGTCGCAGTCCGCATAAGAAAAGAGGGTGCCAATGATAAATGA
- the lysS gene encoding lysine--tRNA ligase, translating into MTHSAENIREEKPQQPLENLMEQRAAKTRELQSLGVNVYPSGGSWRPTDFAAGVARSSSEIKTGEERTDVNVRIAGRLTLRRVMGKAAFADVTDSTGRIQIYVKFNVLGEAKYKIASELTDIGDIVGVEGHVFRTRTGEITVFAKDFALLSKSMRPLPEKWHGLKDPEARYRRRYLDLISNPEVREVFRKRARVVDAVRDGLKARGFLEVETPSMQALAGGAVAKPFITRHNALDTNLYLRIAPELFLKRLLVGGFDKVFEIGKSFRNEGIDRWHNPEFTMAEIYAAYSDYGDMMKLCEELVAASAAAVSDGKDFVCDGKNFAVNAPFARINFFDELAKRSGADFRKAVEEDRLLETARSAGVDAPGDMPAHKILDAAFDKYVVPHLAEPTFVCDFAARFSPLARPSDADPFLAERFELFIASQEVANAYSELNDPSLQKKNFSRQKSASDDETAPCDDDYVAALEHGMPPAGGLGIGIDRLVMLLSGAPSIREVILFPTLKPE; encoded by the coding sequence ATGACACATTCCGCCGAAAACATCCGAGAAGAGAAGCCGCAACAGCCGCTGGAAAATCTTATGGAACAGCGCGCGGCCAAAACGCGCGAGCTCCAATCTTTGGGTGTGAATGTCTATCCGTCCGGCGGCTCATGGCGCCCGACGGATTTCGCCGCCGGCGTCGCCAGGTCGTCGTCGGAAATAAAGACGGGCGAAGAACGCACCGACGTCAACGTGCGCATAGCCGGACGTCTTACGCTCAGGCGGGTGATGGGCAAGGCGGCCTTCGCCGACGTGACGGATTCCACGGGCCGCATACAAATCTACGTCAAATTCAACGTTCTGGGCGAGGCCAAATACAAGATAGCGTCCGAGCTGACCGACATAGGCGATATCGTCGGAGTCGAAGGCCACGTTTTCCGCACCCGGACCGGCGAGATTACGGTATTCGCGAAAGATTTCGCGCTGCTGTCCAAGTCGATGCGCCCGCTGCCGGAAAAATGGCACGGACTCAAAGACCCCGAGGCCAGATACCGCCGCCGTTACCTCGACCTGATATCCAATCCCGAAGTGCGCGAAGTTTTCCGCAAGCGCGCCCGGGTCGTTGACGCCGTTCGCGACGGGCTTAAGGCGCGCGGATTTCTGGAAGTCGAAACTCCGTCGATGCAGGCGCTGGCCGGCGGAGCCGTGGCCAAACCATTTATAACTCGGCACAACGCTCTGGACACAAACCTGTATTTGCGCATCGCGCCGGAACTGTTTCTCAAGCGTTTGCTCGTCGGCGGTTTTGACAAGGTTTTTGAAATAGGCAAATCCTTCCGCAACGAGGGCATAGACCGGTGGCACAATCCCGAGTTTACCATGGCCGAAATATACGCGGCGTACTCCGATTACGGCGATATGATGAAACTTTGCGAGGAACTTGTAGCCGCGTCCGCGGCGGCCGTTTCGGACGGCAAGGACTTTGTTTGCGACGGAAAAAACTTCGCCGTTAATGCTCCGTTCGCCAGAATAAATTTTTTTGACGAGCTCGCAAAACGCTCCGGCGCGGATTTTCGCAAGGCGGTCGAGGAAGACAGGTTGCTTGAGACGGCGCGTTCAGCGGGTGTCGACGCTCCGGGCGACATGCCCGCTCATAAAATCCTCGACGCGGCTTTCGATAAATACGTGGTGCCGCATCTGGCCGAGCCCACTTTCGTGTGCGACTTCGCGGCGCGATTTTCGCCGTTGGCCAGGCCGTCGGACGCGGATCCGTTTCTGGCGGAACGTTTTGAACTTTTTATCGCCTCGCAGGAAGTCGCCAACGCTTACTCGGAACTCAACGATCCTTCGCTGCAAAAGAAAAATTTTTCGCGTCAAAAATCCGCATCCGACGACGAGACCGCGCCGTGCGACGACGATTATGTCGCCGCGCTGGAGCACGGGATGCCGCCCGCCGGAGGGCTCGGCATCGGCATAGATCGTCTGGTAATGCTTTTGTCGGGTGCGCCCTCTATAAGAGAAGTCATACTGTTTCCCACGCTAAAACCGGAATAG